Proteins found in one Lutimonas zeaxanthinifaciens genomic segment:
- a CDS encoding glycosyltransferase family 2 protein, which produces MEISIIISTYNATKWLEKVLWGYHNQIFKDFEMVIADDGSGPETKELIDSMAKNVFYPIKHVWQEDEGFQKSRILNKALMACSADYIVMSDGDCIPRNDFLQVHQDNKEAGHFISGGYFKLPMDISKMITKEDIISGNCFNKTWLKERGLKKSFKNNKLTTKKAKAAFMNKITTTNSTWNGHNSSGWKKDIFKVNGFDERMQYGGQDRELGERMMNLGIKGKQFRYSAICLHLDHKRGYKTPESIQKNLDIRSKVKKDNIKYTPFGIVKEN; this is translated from the coding sequence ATGGAAATTTCAATTATAATAAGTACCTATAATGCCACAAAATGGTTAGAAAAAGTTCTTTGGGGTTATCACAACCAAATATTTAAAGATTTTGAAATGGTCATAGCTGATGATGGCTCGGGTCCTGAAACAAAGGAGTTAATTGATTCCATGGCTAAAAACGTATTTTATCCCATTAAACATGTTTGGCAGGAGGATGAAGGTTTTCAAAAATCCCGAATTCTGAACAAAGCGCTAATGGCCTGTTCAGCGGATTATATCGTCATGAGTGATGGTGATTGTATTCCAAGAAATGATTTTCTTCAGGTGCATCAGGATAATAAAGAAGCGGGGCATTTTATTTCAGGAGGGTATTTTAAACTTCCCATGGATATTTCTAAAATGATAACGAAAGAAGATATTATATCCGGAAACTGTTTCAATAAAACCTGGCTTAAGGAAAGAGGCTTGAAAAAGTCGTTTAAGAACAATAAGTTGACAACTAAAAAGGCCAAAGCAGCGTTTATGAATAAAATTACTACCACCAATTCCACCTGGAATGGTCACAATTCTTCCGGCTGGAAAAAGGATATTTTTAAGGTTAACGGATTTGATGAACGAATGCAATACGGAGGTCAGGACAGAGAACTTGGTGAGCGAATGATGAACCTTGGAATCAAGGGCAAACAATTCAGATACAGCGCAATTTGTCTGCATCTAGACCATAAAAGGGGCTATAAAACACCCGAATCGATTCAAAAAAATCTGGACATACGATCAAAAGTGAAAAAGGATAACATCAAGTATACACCTTTCGGAATCGTAAAAGAAAATTGA
- a CDS encoding 2,3,4,5-tetrahydropyridine-2,6-dicarboxylate N-succinyltransferase — protein sequence MKELRDIIEKAWDNREDLAKPEVQDAIKKVIDLLDGGSLRVAEPVENGWQVNEWVKKAVVLYFPIQKMETLEAGIFEYHDKIPLKKGYKEKGIRVVPHAVARHGSFISSGTILMPSYVNIGAYVDEGTMVDTWATVGSCAQIGKNVHLSGGVGIGGVLEPLQAAPVIIEDGVFVGSRCIVVEGVRVEKEAVLGANVVLTMSTKIIDVTGDEPVEMRGRVPARSVVIPGSYTKTFKAGDYQVPCALIIGKRKESTNKKTSLNDALREYNVAV from the coding sequence ATGAAAGAATTACGCGATATTATAGAAAAAGCCTGGGATAACAGGGAAGATTTAGCTAAACCTGAAGTACAGGATGCCATCAAAAAAGTTATCGACTTGCTCGACGGTGGATCCTTAAGAGTTGCCGAGCCCGTTGAAAATGGATGGCAGGTCAACGAATGGGTGAAAAAGGCGGTTGTGCTTTACTTTCCGATTCAGAAGATGGAAACCCTGGAGGCCGGTATTTTTGAATATCACGATAAGATCCCATTGAAAAAAGGATATAAAGAAAAGGGTATTCGGGTAGTTCCTCATGCAGTAGCCCGACATGGGTCGTTTATATCTTCAGGTACAATCCTAATGCCGAGTTATGTTAATATTGGAGCCTACGTAGACGAAGGTACTATGGTTGATACCTGGGCTACCGTTGGTAGTTGTGCTCAGATCGGTAAGAATGTACATCTCAGCGGTGGAGTGGGTATCGGAGGGGTGCTTGAACCTCTCCAGGCTGCACCTGTGATTATCGAAGATGGTGTTTTTGTTGGTTCAAGATGCATTGTTGTAGAAGGTGTGAGAGTTGAAAAGGAGGCTGTTCTTGGAGCCAACGTCGTACTCACCATGAGCACCAAAATCATTGATGTTACAGGAGATGAACCTGTTGAAATGAGAGGAAGAGTTCCTGCCAGATCGGTTGTTATTCCGGGAAGTTATACCAAGACTTTTAAAGCTGGAGATTATCAGGTTCCGTGTGCCTTGATCATCGGAAAAAGAAAGGAATCTACCAACAAAAAAACCTCTTTGAATGACGCACTTCGAGAGTATAACGTAGCTGTTTAG
- the ruvX gene encoding Holliday junction resolvase RuvX codes for MSRILALDYGEKRIGIAVTDELKIIASGLTTVKTIDIFNFLDQYLETEKVELILVGEPKQMNNKPSESEKLIAPFLKNLRSRYKKIPVKRVDERFTSKMAFQTMIDGGLKKKQRKNKALIDEISATIILQSYLYNN; via the coding sequence ATGTCAAGAATTCTGGCACTGGACTATGGCGAGAAAAGAATTGGAATTGCTGTGACCGATGAATTAAAAATCATTGCATCAGGACTGACAACTGTTAAGACTATTGATATATTTAATTTTTTGGACCAGTATCTTGAGACGGAAAAGGTTGAATTGATTTTAGTCGGGGAGCCTAAACAAATGAACAATAAGCCCTCGGAAAGCGAAAAATTAATTGCTCCTTTTCTCAAAAATCTGAGAAGTCGTTATAAGAAAATACCGGTCAAACGAGTTGATGAACGATTTACATCTAAAATGGCTTTTCAAACCATGATAGATGGTGGATTGAAAAAAAAACAAAGAAAAAACAAGGCATTGATTGATGAAATCAGCGCCACAATTATACTACAGTCTTATCTGTACAATAACTAA
- the def gene encoding peptide deformylase: MVLPIVAYGDPVLRKVGKEITQEYPNLDELIVNMQETMKNAQGVGLAAPQIGRDIRLFLIDASPFAESDELDEEEKAFLKTFKKTFINAQIIEEEGEEWAFSEGCLSIPNINEDVYRNETITIEYQDENFNNKKETLSGLAARIFQHEYDHIEGILFTDKLSSLKKRLLKKKLENISKGKVDVDYRMRFPNLKK; the protein is encoded by the coding sequence ATGGTATTACCTATAGTTGCTTACGGAGATCCCGTCCTTAGAAAAGTTGGAAAAGAAATCACTCAGGAGTATCCCAACCTCGATGAGTTAATTGTCAATATGCAGGAGACCATGAAAAACGCGCAGGGAGTAGGACTGGCGGCACCTCAAATTGGCAGGGACATACGATTATTTTTGATCGATGCTTCTCCTTTTGCAGAAAGTGATGAATTGGATGAGGAGGAAAAAGCATTTCTTAAGACTTTCAAGAAAACCTTTATCAATGCTCAGATCATAGAGGAAGAAGGGGAAGAATGGGCATTTAGCGAAGGATGTTTAAGTATCCCAAACATCAACGAGGATGTTTACAGAAATGAAACGATCACTATTGAGTACCAAGATGAAAATTTTAACAATAAAAAGGAAACACTTTCGGGGCTGGCGGCACGTATCTTTCAACATGAGTATGATCACATCGAAGGGATTTTATTTACTGACAAATTATCATCCCTGAAGAAAAGACTCCTTAAAAAGAAATTAGAAAATATATCCAAGGGGAAAGTGGATGTAGACTACAGAATGAGGTTCCCTAATCTTAAAAAATAA
- a CDS encoding DUF5606 family protein: MTLEKVIAISGKPGLFEIISQSKSGVIVESLADKKRFPVNSLHNISTLNDIAIYTYEEEIPLKQVFCSIFDKEEGKESINPKSSKNELLNYFSEVLPDFDQERVYASNIKKVLAWYNSLVAANFDFTGLKAELEQEKTEEES, from the coding sequence ATGACATTAGAAAAAGTAATCGCAATTTCAGGAAAACCCGGACTGTTCGAGATCATTTCTCAATCAAAATCAGGAGTAATCGTAGAATCATTAGCCGATAAAAAAAGATTTCCTGTTAATTCTTTACACAATATCAGCACCTTAAATGATATAGCAATTTATACCTATGAAGAAGAGATTCCGTTAAAACAGGTGTTTTGCTCCATATTCGACAAGGAAGAAGGAAAGGAATCAATCAATCCTAAATCCTCTAAAAATGAATTACTAAATTATTTTAGCGAGGTGTTACCAGATTTTGATCAGGAAAGAGTGTATGCCTCCAATATTAAAAAAGTACTGGCATGGTATAATTCTCTCGTTGCCGCTAATTTCGATTTTACGGGACTCAAAGCGGAATTGGAGCAGGAAAAAACTGAAGAAGAATCTTAA